One genomic window of Arachis hypogaea cultivar Tifrunner chromosome 8, arahy.Tifrunner.gnm2.J5K5, whole genome shotgun sequence includes the following:
- the LOC112707885 gene encoding mitochondrial import inner membrane translocase subunit TIM17-2-like: MGTPETTREPCPDRILDDIGGAFGMGVVGGSGFHFMKGFFNSPKGSRLVGASQAVRLHAPRLGGSFAVWGGLFSTFDCTMVYVRQKEDPWNSIISGFAAGGFLSLRQGPAAAMRSAVFGGILLALMEGGMIMFNKALSTREMPPLTEEPMLAGYPSGVGFPGQHGPQPAPPTASESEAKTSWFGGFFGGEKKEEPAFGGGSETKILESFDAPPVPNFEYK; encoded by the coding sequence ATGGGAACCCCGGAGACAACACGCGAGCCCTGCCCTGATCGCATCCTCGACGACATTGGCGGCGCTTTTGGCATGGGAGTCGTCGGAGGCTCCGGCTTTCACTTCATGAAGGGCTTCTTCAACTCTCCCAAGGGTTCACGCCTCGTCGGCGCTTCACAGGCAGTGCGTCTCCACGCGCCGAGACTGGGCGGAAGCTTTGCGGTTTGGGGTGGACTCTTCTCCACCTTCGACTGCACCATGGTCTATGTTCGTCAGAAGGAGGATCCATGGAACTCAATCATATCTGGATTCGCTGCCGGAGGATTTCTCTCCCTGCGTCAGGGACCCGCCGCCGCCATGCGCTCCGCCGTGTTCGGTGGTATCTTGCTGGCCCTTATGGAAGGAGGTATGATCATGTTTAACAAGGCCTTATCTACACGGGAGATGCCGCCTCTCACGGAGGAACCTATGCTGGCTGGTTACCCTTCAGGCGTCGGATTTCCGGGTCAGCACGGTCCTCAGCCTGCTCCGCCGACGGCCTCGGAATCGGAGGCTAAAACTTCTTGGTTTGGTGGATTCTTCGGTGGAGAGAAGAAGGAGGAGCCGGCGTTTGGTGGAGGAAGCGAAACGAAGATTCTGGAGAGTTTTGATGCCCCACCGGTGCCGAATTTTGAGTAcaagtga